One window from the genome of Mycolicibacterium gadium encodes:
- a CDS encoding magnesium transporter CorA family protein, with protein MTDVRGRVWRHGKPQDDFEFASISDYLAEDETLVWCDIYDPDHAILKDLATELDLDSWAVEDAIAEAERTKAAVYRSHTFFTVYGVDVKDPPPEDDSESSLEIHRISGFVLPRGLITVRLSPNFDIDAISQRFDELGGQEYGVGSLVHGLLDVVVDSHFDAVQSLDDGIEAVEDDLFEQNARKGLQRKTFRLRKDLVELRRVVLPMREVVNSIQHRRLDAKTSPELDPLYADLYDHVLRASEWTESLRDMITTVFETNLSLQDARLNTVMKKLTGWAAIIAVPTAITGFYGQNVIYPGIETVGGFVTSTAIIVAISLILYWMFKRRDWL; from the coding sequence GTGACCGACGTTCGAGGCCGGGTGTGGCGCCACGGCAAGCCGCAGGACGACTTCGAGTTCGCCTCCATCTCGGACTATCTCGCCGAGGACGAAACCCTGGTCTGGTGCGACATCTACGACCCCGACCACGCGATCCTCAAAGACTTGGCCACGGAACTCGATCTGGACAGTTGGGCGGTCGAGGACGCGATCGCCGAGGCCGAACGCACGAAAGCCGCCGTCTACCGCTCGCACACCTTCTTCACCGTGTACGGCGTGGACGTCAAGGATCCGCCGCCCGAGGACGACTCCGAGTCGAGCCTGGAGATTCACCGGATCTCGGGGTTCGTGCTCCCGCGCGGACTGATCACGGTGCGGTTGTCGCCGAACTTCGACATCGACGCCATATCGCAGCGGTTCGACGAGCTCGGCGGCCAGGAGTACGGCGTCGGATCGCTGGTGCACGGTCTGCTCGACGTCGTCGTGGACAGCCACTTCGACGCCGTGCAGTCCCTCGACGACGGTATCGAAGCTGTCGAGGACGATCTTTTCGAGCAGAATGCACGAAAAGGACTGCAGCGAAAGACGTTCCGGCTACGCAAGGATCTCGTCGAGCTGCGGCGGGTGGTGCTGCCGATGCGGGAGGTCGTCAACTCGATTCAGCACCGCAGGCTGGACGCCAAGACGTCGCCCGAGCTCGACCCGCTGTACGCCGACCTGTACGACCACGTGCTGCGGGCATCGGAGTGGACAGAGTCGTTGCGGGACATGATCACCACGGTCTTCGAGACCAATCTGTCGCTGCAGGACGCGCGGCTGAACACGGTGATGAAGAAGCTCACCGGCTGGGCCGCGATCATCGCGGTGCCGACGGCGATCACCGGCTTCTACGGCCAGAACGTGATATATCCAGGCATCGAGACCGTGGGCGGGTTCGTCACCAGCACGGCGATCATCGTGGCGATTTCGCTCATCCTGTACTGGATGTTCAAGCGGCGGGATTGGCTGTAA
- a CDS encoding NAD(P)/FAD-dependent oxidoreductase, with protein MATPGFIAIGSGPAGVSAAETFRSKHPGIPVRILTVDPALPYAKPPLSKGYLCGREGRRELHSAGWFDRNNVDLIRGVTVDHIDTDGQEVVTAGGQRYPYWHLVVASGATPIKLTIPGAESALTLRSFSDAVALKMAARYADSAVVIGGGLIGCEAAAALAAGGVKTALAVPETLPLQRRFGVEVGERVVKILADNGVGFVGETTVVEIDGSGVVLDDGTAVQADLVVSANGVRPDIRLAESAGLETRDGRIVVDEHMHASARNVYAAGDVALAHNVTAGRRIRAEHWRDAAQEGLVAGLTAAGFSAAWDQVPGFSSTIGDSVFKYRGWGSYETCRLVDHQDGFTVWYESDGEVVGALTLNADEDLRHAEELLRA; from the coding sequence GTGGCGACACCAGGTTTCATCGCCATCGGGAGCGGTCCCGCGGGGGTGAGCGCGGCGGAGACGTTCCGCAGCAAGCACCCCGGCATTCCGGTGCGCATCCTGACCGTCGATCCTGCGCTTCCCTACGCCAAGCCGCCGCTGAGCAAGGGCTATCTGTGCGGCCGTGAGGGCCGGCGCGAGTTGCACAGCGCCGGCTGGTTCGACCGCAACAACGTCGACCTCATTCGCGGGGTCACCGTCGACCACATCGACACCGACGGCCAGGAGGTGGTCACTGCGGGCGGGCAGCGTTACCCCTACTGGCATCTCGTCGTCGCGTCGGGCGCGACCCCCATCAAGCTGACCATCCCCGGCGCCGAGTCCGCGCTCACGCTGCGGTCGTTCAGCGATGCGGTCGCGCTGAAGATGGCAGCCCGTTACGCAGACTCGGCAGTCGTCATCGGCGGCGGCCTGATCGGCTGTGAAGCCGCCGCGGCGCTGGCGGCCGGGGGTGTGAAAACCGCGTTGGCGGTCCCGGAAACCCTTCCGCTGCAACGACGATTCGGTGTCGAGGTCGGCGAGCGCGTGGTGAAGATTCTCGCCGACAACGGGGTCGGCTTCGTCGGTGAGACCACAGTCGTCGAAATCGACGGCTCGGGCGTGGTGCTCGACGACGGCACGGCTGTCCAAGCCGACCTCGTCGTCTCCGCCAATGGTGTGCGGCCCGACATCCGGCTCGCCGAATCCGCCGGATTGGAAACCCGAGACGGGCGGATCGTGGTCGACGAGCACATGCACGCGTCGGCGCGCAACGTCTACGCCGCGGGCGACGTCGCACTCGCCCACAATGTCACCGCCGGGCGCCGCATCCGCGCCGAGCACTGGCGCGATGCCGCGCAGGAGGGGCTGGTCGCCGGACTCACGGCCGCCGGCTTCTCCGCCGCCTGGGATCAAGTTCCCGGGTTTTCGTCCACCATCGGCGATTCGGTGTTCAAGTACCGCGGCTGGGGCAGCTACGAGACGTGTCGACTCGTCGATCACCAGGACGGGTTCACGGTCTGGTACGAGTCCGACGGCGAGGTCGTCGGGGCGCTGACGCTCAACGCCGACGAGGACCTCCGGCACGCGGAAGAACTGCTGCGCGCGTAG
- a CDS encoding glycoside hydrolase family 3 N-terminal domain-containing protein — MQASRWITIAFAVLAVALLGAAVVLVIKPRLSGTSSAPSTEASAPSSPAPTSPVAPPCGEAEGLVNSMSTRDKLAQLLMVGVTDAEDARAVAADHRIGGIMIGSWTDLSMLQDGSLPAIAASTGPLPLAVSVDEEGGRVSRLATIIGEQPSPRVLAATTSPDEVYAIAFERGTAMKQLGITVDFAPVVDVTDAPDDTVIGDRSFGSDAETVTTYAGAYARGLRDAGVLPVLKHFPGHGHGSGDSHTGGVTVPPLEQLQTDDLIPYRTLTTQHPVAVMLGHVQVPGLTGTDQASLSKPAYDLLRSGGYGGPPFTGLVYTDDLSSMAAINEQYSVPEAVLRALQAGADVALWITTDEVPAVLDSLEQAVNSGQLSMDRVNEAATRVAASKSSTPNCGG; from the coding sequence ATGCAGGCATCGAGGTGGATCACGATCGCGTTCGCCGTGCTCGCGGTGGCGCTGCTCGGCGCCGCGGTGGTCCTCGTCATCAAGCCCCGGCTGTCGGGAACGTCGTCAGCGCCGTCCACCGAGGCCTCGGCGCCCAGCTCGCCGGCGCCCACCTCGCCGGTGGCGCCGCCCTGCGGCGAGGCCGAAGGCTTGGTCAACTCCATGTCCACCCGCGACAAGCTCGCCCAGCTCCTGATGGTCGGGGTGACCGACGCCGAGGACGCCCGCGCCGTCGCCGCCGACCACCGCATCGGCGGCATCATGATCGGAAGCTGGACCGACCTGTCGATGCTGCAGGACGGATCCCTGCCCGCGATCGCCGCGTCCACGGGCCCGCTGCCGCTGGCCGTCAGCGTGGACGAGGAAGGTGGCCGCGTGTCACGGCTGGCGACCATCATCGGCGAGCAGCCGTCGCCCCGCGTCCTGGCCGCCACCACGTCGCCCGACGAGGTGTACGCCATCGCCTTCGAGCGGGGCACCGCGATGAAACAGCTCGGCATCACAGTCGATTTCGCCCCGGTGGTCGACGTGACGGATGCCCCCGACGACACCGTCATCGGGGACCGCTCCTTCGGCTCCGACGCCGAAACCGTCACCACCTACGCCGGTGCGTACGCGCGCGGACTGCGTGACGCCGGAGTGCTCCCGGTGCTCAAGCATTTCCCCGGGCACGGCCACGGCTCAGGTGATTCGCACACCGGCGGGGTGACTGTCCCGCCGCTCGAGCAACTGCAGACCGACGACCTGATCCCGTACCGGACGCTGACGACGCAGCATCCGGTCGCCGTGATGCTCGGCCACGTCCAGGTGCCAGGCCTGACGGGCACCGATCAGGCCAGCCTGTCCAAGCCGGCATACGACCTGCTGCGGTCCGGCGGCTACGGCGGCCCGCCCTTCACCGGCCTGGTGTACACCGATGACCTGTCCAGCATGGCCGCGATCAACGAGCAGTACAGCGTGCCGGAGGCGGTGTTGCGCGCCCTGCAGGCCGGCGCCGACGTCGCGCTGTGGATCACCACCGACGAGGTGCCCGCGGTATTGGATTCGCTTGAACAGGCGGTCAATTCGGGTCAGCTGAGCATGGACCGCGTCAACGAGGCCGCGACGCGGGTGGCGGCCTCGAAGAGTTCGACGCCGAACTGCGGGGGCTGA
- a CDS encoding DUF3060 domain-containing protein, which translates to MTSPDDPEERIRQLEQSAAAYGARELGTDQPPYGDGVNPSSPLPPPVYPAPPPAYGSPPSYGQQPYGDPYQPPFGTHYTPIQKKSGVPTGVVIGLIALVFVILAGIGVVVSFMSSTIDESLDNPDNTRTFVPPTITFPSFPDITGLPSDDTEQTATADAPASVAGVDETKTVVCENGDVNISGVNNTVTLTGNCGTVSVSGVENKITVDSANAISASGFDNEIVYLSGDPQINTTDSNKVTRG; encoded by the coding sequence ATGACCTCCCCGGACGACCCCGAGGAACGCATTCGGCAGCTCGAGCAGTCAGCGGCCGCATACGGGGCACGGGAGCTGGGCACCGACCAGCCCCCATACGGCGACGGGGTGAACCCGTCGTCGCCGCTGCCGCCCCCGGTCTACCCCGCGCCGCCGCCGGCCTACGGAAGCCCACCGTCCTATGGTCAGCAGCCCTACGGCGATCCCTACCAGCCGCCGTTCGGCACGCACTACACACCGATCCAGAAGAAGTCCGGCGTTCCGACCGGAGTGGTGATCGGACTCATCGCGCTCGTGTTCGTCATCCTCGCCGGTATCGGCGTAGTGGTGTCGTTCATGTCGTCGACGATCGACGAGTCGCTCGACAACCCGGACAACACGCGGACGTTCGTCCCGCCGACGATCACCTTCCCGAGCTTCCCGGACATCACCGGTCTGCCGAGCGACGACACCGAACAGACCGCGACGGCCGACGCCCCGGCGAGTGTCGCGGGTGTCGACGAGACGAAAACGGTCGTCTGCGAAAACGGCGACGTCAACATCAGCGGCGTCAACAACACGGTCACGCTGACCGGAAACTGCGGCACCGTCTCCGTGTCCGGTGTCGAGAACAAGATCACCGTAGACAGCGCCAACGCGATCAGCGCCTCGGGCTTCGACAACGAAATCGTCTATCTCTCGGGCGATCCGCAGATCAACACCACCGATTCCAACAAGGTCACCCGCGGCTGA
- a CDS encoding HD domain-containing protein → MSEQTSTPKLTGQFSKALVYAELKHHNQVRKGGNIPYFGHLLSVAGLVINDNGSEEQAIAALLHDCVEDAGGPPTLDEIRKNFGEGVATIVKECSDTDVEPKPPWRERKTAYIEHLARVGADTLLVSVADKLDNARSMLRDYHEHGPKLWERFTVKDPRDHLWYYGGLLDAYRKRSLDSWMVDELGRVVDELKRLVEGGDRIVLV, encoded by the coding sequence GTGAGTGAACAGACCTCGACACCCAAGCTGACCGGCCAGTTCTCCAAGGCGCTCGTGTACGCCGAGCTGAAGCATCACAACCAGGTCCGCAAGGGGGGCAACATCCCCTACTTCGGACACCTGCTGTCGGTGGCTGGTCTGGTGATCAACGACAACGGCTCCGAAGAGCAGGCGATCGCGGCGCTGCTGCACGACTGTGTCGAGGACGCCGGCGGTCCGCCGACGCTGGACGAGATCCGGAAAAACTTCGGTGAGGGCGTCGCCACTATCGTCAAAGAGTGCAGCGACACCGACGTCGAGCCGAAACCGCCGTGGCGCGAACGCAAGACGGCCTACATCGAGCACCTCGCGCGGGTCGGCGCGGACACGCTGCTGGTTTCGGTGGCCGACAAGCTCGACAACGCCCGGTCGATGCTGCGGGACTATCACGAACACGGCCCCAAGCTGTGGGAGCGCTTCACCGTGAAGGACCCGCGCGATCACCTCTGGTACTACGGCGGACTGCTCGACGCGTACCGCAAGCGCAGCCTGGACAGCTGGATGGTCGACGAGCTCGGGCGCGTCGTCGACGAGTTGAAGCGCCTGGTCGAAGGCGGCGACCGAATCGTGCTCGTCTGA
- the recC gene encoding exodeoxyribonuclease V subunit gamma — protein MALHLHRAERTDLLADGLGALLSNPLPDPFAEEVVIVPAKGVERWLSQRLSHVLGRGTGADGVCAGIAFRNPYSLIAEISGTDRDDPWRPDAMVWPLLDVIDESCDQPWCKTLSTHLGHFEAGDERELRQGRRYSVARRLAGLFASYARQRPHLLIDWENGADGGIDDDLLWQPPLWRALVNRIDADPPHVHHAKTLAALRESPTNLPQRLSLFGHTRLPSTEIELLEALATHHDLHLWLPHPSDDLWTSLAGDHGAIRRREDTTHRRVQHPLLATLGRDLRELQRSLPADPQTDEYLGGTTHSETLLGWLQSDITANAVRPQGRTLKSDDLSVQVHSCHGPARQIDVLREVLLGLLADDETLEPRDILVMCPDIETYAPLIVAGFGLGDMIKGVHPAHQLRVRLADRSLVQTNPLLGVASQLLTLAGGRATASEVLNLAQSAPVRARFGFTDDNLEDITRWVRQANIRWGFDTDHRKPYGVDFIQNTWRFGIDRVLAGVAMSDDSHAWIDTTLPLDDVSSNRVELAGQLAEYVDRLQHAVESLTGARPLSDWLSSLADSIDLLAEVGDDDAWQTSQLQREFGDVLSTAGARADSLMRLPDIKALLDRHLAGRPTRANFRTGTLTVCTMVPMRSVPHRVVCLVGLDDGVFPRLGVVDGDDVLARAPMTGERDIRSEDRQLLLDAIGAATESLVITYTGANEYSGQERPPAVPLAELLDTLDLTTETKERKVVVKHPLQPFDTRNVIPGKLIPGEPFTFDSTVKRAALARAGERAERPLFISGLLPAPPADDVVLADLVAFFRDPVKGFFRALDYTLPWEVDGVEDAMPVDINALEEWTVGDRMLQDMLRGQEPGRALDAEWRRGTLPPGQLGWRKAKEVRDRAVRLAAEARGYRTAEANAIDVDIDLGSGRRLVGTVSPVFGERLVSVTYSRLGGNHLMQSWIPLLALISHDSKRDWAAVCIGRPKRGDSPRTELLRRPADAADELLADLVAMYDEGRRAPLPLPVKTSFAWADAVHGQTDPHQAALYRWKTNNYPGEDQEPAHIQAWGRNTWLEDLIDKGLDGASRRLWLPMLKAMDA, from the coding sequence ATGGCACTGCATCTGCACCGTGCTGAGCGCACCGATCTGCTGGCCGACGGTCTCGGCGCCCTGCTCTCGAACCCCCTGCCCGACCCGTTCGCCGAGGAAGTCGTCATCGTCCCCGCCAAGGGCGTCGAACGCTGGCTGAGCCAGCGGCTCTCGCACGTCCTCGGTCGCGGCACCGGCGCCGACGGCGTATGCGCAGGCATCGCGTTCCGCAACCCCTACTCGTTGATCGCCGAGATCAGCGGCACCGACCGCGACGATCCGTGGAGGCCCGACGCGATGGTCTGGCCGCTGTTGGACGTCATCGACGAAAGCTGCGATCAGCCCTGGTGCAAGACCCTGTCGACCCACCTGGGCCACTTCGAAGCTGGTGACGAACGCGAACTTCGGCAGGGCAGGCGCTACTCGGTCGCGCGACGGCTCGCCGGACTGTTCGCGTCCTACGCCCGCCAACGTCCGCACCTGCTCATCGACTGGGAGAACGGTGCCGACGGCGGCATCGACGACGACCTGCTGTGGCAGCCGCCCCTCTGGCGCGCCCTGGTGAACCGCATCGACGCCGACCCGCCACATGTCCATCACGCCAAAACCCTTGCCGCACTGCGGGAATCCCCCACCAACCTGCCGCAGCGCCTATCGCTGTTCGGCCATACGCGGTTGCCGAGCACCGAGATCGAACTGCTCGAAGCGCTGGCCACCCACCACGACCTGCACCTGTGGCTGCCGCACCCCAGCGACGACCTGTGGACATCGCTCGCCGGCGACCACGGAGCCATCCGCCGCCGCGAGGACACCACCCACCGCAGGGTCCAGCACCCGCTGCTGGCGACGCTCGGACGCGATCTGCGCGAGCTGCAACGGAGCCTGCCCGCCGACCCGCAGACCGACGAATATCTGGGCGGGACAACCCATTCCGAAACACTGCTCGGTTGGCTGCAATCCGACATCACCGCCAACGCCGTTCGCCCGCAGGGCCGCACACTGAAGTCCGACGACCTCTCCGTGCAGGTACACAGCTGCCACGGTCCGGCCCGCCAGATCGATGTCCTGCGCGAAGTGCTGCTCGGCCTGCTCGCCGACGACGAGACCCTCGAACCACGCGACATCCTCGTCATGTGCCCGGACATCGAGACGTACGCGCCGCTGATCGTCGCGGGCTTCGGCCTCGGCGACATGATCAAGGGCGTACATCCCGCCCACCAACTGCGGGTGCGACTGGCCGACCGGTCGCTTGTGCAGACCAACCCACTGCTCGGCGTCGCGTCACAGTTGCTCACCCTCGCCGGGGGGCGGGCGACCGCGAGCGAAGTACTCAACCTCGCCCAGTCCGCGCCGGTGCGTGCCCGCTTCGGGTTCACCGACGACAACCTCGAGGACATCACTCGCTGGGTCCGCCAGGCGAACATCCGCTGGGGCTTCGACACCGACCACCGCAAGCCCTACGGTGTCGACTTCATCCAGAACACCTGGCGCTTCGGCATCGACCGCGTCCTCGCCGGTGTCGCGATGTCCGACGACTCACACGCCTGGATCGACACCACGCTGCCGCTCGACGACGTCAGCAGCAACCGCGTGGAGCTCGCCGGACAGCTCGCCGAGTACGTCGACCGGCTGCAGCACGCTGTCGAATCGCTCACCGGCGCAAGGCCACTCAGTGACTGGCTGTCGTCACTGGCCGACAGCATCGATCTGCTCGCCGAGGTCGGCGACGATGACGCCTGGCAGACCAGCCAGCTGCAACGCGAGTTCGGCGACGTGCTCTCCACCGCCGGCGCCCGCGCCGACAGCCTCATGCGACTCCCCGACATCAAGGCGCTGCTCGACCGCCACCTGGCCGGCAGGCCGACGCGCGCGAACTTCCGCACCGGCACGCTGACGGTGTGCACGATGGTGCCGATGCGGTCCGTACCGCACCGGGTGGTGTGCCTGGTCGGGCTCGACGACGGGGTGTTCCCCAGGCTCGGGGTGGTCGACGGCGACGACGTCCTGGCCCGCGCTCCGATGACCGGCGAGCGCGATATCCGTTCCGAGGACAGGCAATTGCTGCTCGACGCCATCGGCGCCGCGACCGAATCGCTCGTGATCACCTATACCGGCGCCAACGAATACTCCGGCCAGGAGCGTCCGCCCGCGGTCCCGCTCGCCGAACTGCTCGACACCCTCGACCTGACCACCGAGACCAAGGAACGCAAGGTTGTCGTCAAACATCCGCTGCAGCCGTTCGACACTCGAAATGTCATCCCCGGCAAGCTGATACCCGGCGAGCCCTTCACCTTCGACTCCACCGTGAAACGTGCCGCACTGGCCCGCGCAGGCGAGCGCGCCGAACGGCCGTTGTTCATCTCCGGTCTGCTGCCCGCTCCCCCGGCCGACGATGTCGTCCTCGCCGACCTCGTTGCGTTCTTCCGCGATCCGGTCAAGGGGTTCTTCCGCGCGCTGGACTACACGCTGCCCTGGGAGGTCGACGGCGTCGAGGACGCGATGCCCGTCGACATCAACGCCCTCGAGGAGTGGACGGTGGGCGACCGCATGCTGCAGGACATGTTGCGCGGCCAAGAGCCTGGCCGGGCACTGGATGCGGAATGGCGGCGCGGCACCCTGCCGCCGGGTCAGCTGGGGTGGCGCAAGGCCAAGGAGGTTCGCGACCGGGCTGTCCGACTGGCCGCCGAAGCCCGCGGGTACCGCACGGCTGAGGCCAACGCCATCGACGTCGACATCGATCTCGGATCCGGACGGCGGTTGGTCGGTACGGTCTCGCCCGTCTTCGGGGAACGCCTGGTGTCGGTGACGTACTCCAGGCTGGGCGGTAACCACCTGATGCAGTCGTGGATTCCGTTGCTGGCATTGATCTCCCACGATTCCAAGCGCGACTGGGCGGCCGTCTGCATCGGCCGGCCCAAGCGGGGGGACAGTCCACGGACGGAGTTGCTGCGCAGGCCTGCGGACGCCGCCGATGAACTGCTGGCCGATCTGGTCGCGATGTACGACGAGGGCCGTCGCGCACCGCTGCCGTTGCCCGTCAAGACCTCGTTCGCGTGGGCGGATGCCGTTCACGGTCAGACTGATCCGCATCAGGCTGCGCTGTACCGGTGGAAAACCAACAACTATCCGGGCGAGGATCAGGAACCGGCGCACATCCAGGCCTGGGGCAGGAACACGTGGCTCGAGGACCTCATCGACAAGGGTCTCGACGGTGCTTCGCGCAGACTGTGGCTGCCGATGCTGAAGGCGATGGACGCGTGA